The following are from one region of the Leptospira yasudae genome:
- the infB gene encoding translation initiation factor IF-2, whose amino-acid sequence MEDKNKTIKETLQGAADAGKRKKLIIKKKGDEAPSPSPSASPKKEAAADSAPAKPVTPLPPRGDSGQSPIVRPAPSAQRDAKSEESPKKPDAGQSGSRPPRDRDSQGQSGDSSYPTSRSPFQKEDSNIIVSRPTQSGGYQGRSSSGQGGGYQGNRDRGPGQGGGYQGNRGPGQGGGYQGNRGPGQGGGYQGNRAPGQGGGYQGNRAPGQGGGYQGNRGPGQGGGYQGNRGPGQGGPGGGNRFGGGPGGRTGGGPGGRPMPITSAEVELSQARGAAGANKKKDHGKEKTSSDKRDFSGAENTKFFKQRFKKTKVAGVSGISVPKEITVLENVQVGELAKKMNLKPGDVIGKLMKMGMMVTINNIIDAETAALLADEYGCKVKVVSLYEETIIEEEKDNEEDYINRPPVVTIMGHVDHGKTKLLDTIRRSSVIDTESGGITQHIGAYQVRTARGLITFLDTPGHEAFTSMRARGAKVTDIVILVVAADDGVMPQTLEAISHAKAAEVPIIVAINKIDLPTANPDKIMQELANHGLQSEEWGGETMYAKISARENIGIDKLLEMILLQAEVMDLKSNPKRRAKGTIIEAKLDPGRGSVATVLIQNGTLRVGDPFVAGVFSGRVRAMYNDLGQLIEEAGPAFPAQVTGIDGVPDAGAPFDAMADEKEARNISQHRIEFERIGNAGAAAGTSSKVTLENMNEFIKQGALKELKVIIKADVRGSAEAIKESLEKLSTPEVKLNVIQSGAGAIVDMDVMLASASNALIIGFHVRANPKTIALAEKEQVQIKYYNIIYQVVDEIKLAMEGLLEPEKIEEVIGTAEIREIFKVSKVGNIAGCMVTSGRIQKSANVRVISDGVTKFDGKLKSLKRVKDDVNDVVSGFECGIQVDGFNDFKVGDIIEAYNVTVIKRKLE is encoded by the coding sequence ATGGAAGACAAAAATAAGACGATCAAGGAAACGCTCCAGGGCGCAGCGGACGCGGGAAAACGCAAGAAGCTGATCATTAAGAAGAAAGGCGACGAAGCTCCGTCTCCTTCCCCCTCTGCATCTCCTAAGAAAGAAGCGGCCGCCGATTCTGCTCCTGCAAAACCGGTCACCCCGCTGCCTCCAAGAGGCGATTCCGGTCAATCACCGATCGTCCGTCCCGCTCCTTCCGCTCAGAGAGACGCAAAAAGCGAAGAATCTCCGAAAAAGCCGGACGCGGGCCAAAGCGGTTCCCGTCCTCCAAGAGACAGGGATTCACAGGGACAGAGTGGAGATTCTTCCTATCCGACTTCACGTTCTCCCTTTCAAAAAGAAGATTCTAATATCATCGTATCCAGACCGACCCAAAGCGGCGGTTATCAAGGGCGTAGCAGCTCCGGTCAAGGCGGCGGCTATCAAGGAAACCGTGATCGTGGCCCCGGTCAAGGCGGCGGTTACCAAGGCAATCGTGGTCCAGGTCAAGGCGGCGGCTACCAAGGCAATCGCGGCCCGGGTCAAGGCGGTGGTTACCAAGGCAATCGTGCTCCAGGTCAAGGTGGTGGTTACCAAGGCAATCGTGCTCCAGGTCAAGGCGGTGGTTACCAAGGCAATCGCGGTCCAGGTCAAGGTGGCGGTTATCAAGGAAATCGCGGACCGGGACAAGGCGGACCCGGTGGTGGAAATCGTTTCGGCGGCGGTCCGGGAGGTCGTACCGGTGGAGGACCAGGCGGACGTCCTATGCCGATCACTTCCGCGGAAGTCGAACTTTCTCAAGCACGAGGCGCGGCCGGTGCGAACAAAAAGAAAGACCACGGAAAAGAAAAAACATCCTCCGATAAGAGGGATTTTTCCGGCGCGGAAAACACGAAATTCTTTAAACAAAGATTCAAAAAGACGAAGGTCGCCGGAGTTTCCGGGATTTCCGTACCGAAAGAAATTACAGTATTAGAAAATGTGCAAGTAGGCGAACTCGCCAAGAAGATGAACCTCAAGCCGGGGGACGTCATCGGAAAACTCATGAAGATGGGTATGATGGTGACGATCAACAACATCATCGACGCGGAAACGGCTGCACTTCTCGCGGATGAATACGGTTGTAAGGTGAAAGTAGTTTCTCTTTACGAAGAAACCATCATCGAAGAAGAAAAAGACAACGAAGAAGATTATATCAATCGCCCTCCGGTCGTTACGATCATGGGGCACGTCGACCACGGTAAGACGAAATTGCTCGATACGATCCGCAGAAGTTCCGTGATCGATACGGAATCCGGCGGAATCACGCAGCACATCGGTGCGTATCAGGTAAGAACCGCACGCGGTTTGATTACATTCTTGGATACCCCGGGTCACGAAGCGTTTACTTCGATGAGAGCGCGCGGTGCGAAAGTAACCGACATCGTGATTCTTGTCGTCGCTGCGGATGACGGAGTCATGCCTCAAACCCTCGAGGCGATCAGCCACGCAAAAGCGGCGGAAGTTCCGATCATCGTTGCAATCAACAAGATCGATCTTCCGACTGCGAATCCCGACAAGATCATGCAAGAACTTGCGAACCACGGTCTTCAATCCGAAGAGTGGGGCGGGGAAACGATGTATGCGAAGATTTCCGCTCGTGAAAACATCGGAATCGACAAACTTTTAGAAATGATTCTTCTCCAAGCGGAAGTAATGGATCTTAAATCCAATCCGAAACGGAGAGCGAAAGGAACCATCATCGAAGCGAAACTCGATCCGGGTCGCGGTTCGGTTGCAACGGTTCTTATCCAAAACGGAACGCTCCGAGTGGGAGATCCGTTCGTTGCGGGAGTGTTCTCCGGTCGCGTAAGAGCGATGTACAACGACCTCGGTCAACTGATCGAAGAAGCGGGACCTGCGTTCCCGGCTCAGGTTACGGGTATCGACGGCGTTCCCGATGCGGGCGCTCCGTTCGACGCGATGGCGGATGAAAAAGAAGCCAGAAATATTTCCCAACACAGAATCGAGTTCGAAAGAATCGGAAATGCAGGAGCCGCTGCGGGAACTTCTTCCAAAGTAACTCTCGAGAACATGAACGAGTTCATCAAACAAGGGGCTTTGAAGGAACTCAAGGTCATCATCAAGGCCGACGTTCGCGGTTCTGCGGAAGCGATCAAAGAATCTTTGGAAAAACTTTCCACTCCGGAAGTGAAGTTGAACGTGATCCAGTCCGGCGCAGGCGCCATCGTGGATATGGACGTGATGCTCGCTTCCGCTTCGAACGCGCTGATCATCGGTTTCCACGTTCGTGCGAATCCGAAGACGATCGCTTTGGCGGAAAAAGAACAGGTTCAGATCAAGTATTACAATATCATCTATCAAGTCGTGGATGAGATCAAACTCGCGATGGAAGGACTTCTCGAACCTGAGAAGATCGAAGAAGTCATCGGAACCGCGGAGATCAGAGAAATCTTCAAGGTTTCCAAGGTCGGAAACATCGCAGGTTGTATGGTCACTTCCGGAAGAATCCAGAAGTCCGCGAATGTGCGCGTGATCAGCGACGGAGTAACGAAGTTCGACGGGAAACTGAAATCCCTCAAACGGGTCAAAGACGATGTGAACGACGTCGTATCCGGTTTCGAGTGCGGGATCCAGGTGGACGGTTTCAACGACTTTAAAGTCGGAGATATCATCGAAGCTTACAACGTCACCGTGATAAAGCGGAAACTTGAATAG
- the rbfA gene encoding 30S ribosome-binding factor RbfA: MNPIRRRKIEAEAVRTVAMMILSGKVKDPRVHMVSVHRAEISDDGKNMRVYVTAICTDKKKLKVLSGLNSAAGLFQTTLSGKLGLRITPRMQFLWDEEYIQSLDESLRLTRKPTNPD, translated from the coding sequence GTGAATCCGATCCGAAGAAGAAAAATCGAAGCGGAAGCAGTTCGAACCGTTGCGATGATGATCCTATCGGGCAAGGTAAAGGATCCGAGAGTTCATATGGTTTCGGTTCACCGCGCGGAGATTTCCGACGACGGAAAGAACATGCGTGTTTATGTGACCGCGATCTGCACGGACAAAAAGAAATTAAAAGTATTATCCGGACTCAACAGCGCCGCCGGTTTGTTTCAGACGACGCTGTCCGGAAAGTTAGGACTTAGAATCACACCAAGAATGCAATTCCTCTGGGATGAGGAATATATTCAGAGTTTGGATGAATCACTCAGACTTACCAGAAAACCCACAAATCCGGACTGA
- a CDS encoding tRNA pseudouridine(55) synthase → MTSSDLVVTARKKLRFKKIGHTGTLDRAASGLMILPVGSCTSFSSVFLEKEKSYEAWVRPGESTDSGDKEGEILESLPKEQTETWFHEHQDKLKKLFLEVPTWESQEAPDVSALKVNGRRRSDLFREGVALVPAIRKIKIYQYELGTFSPESIFFKIRVSAGTYIRKIVMDISERAGFPMRLERLVRTSIGKLNLSQADSYENLLEGKVKIHPPESILEFPTVEIPGTEVRGVLNGRKTKLEWIPGTEFLLVSPEGEILAWCKKEEHGIHELDYKYLRVFPKN, encoded by the coding sequence ATGACTTCTTCGGATCTTGTGGTCACCGCCCGTAAAAAACTCAGATTCAAAAAGATCGGTCATACCGGAACCTTGGATCGGGCCGCGAGCGGACTTATGATTCTTCCCGTGGGAAGTTGCACGAGTTTTTCCAGCGTATTCTTGGAAAAAGAAAAATCCTACGAGGCTTGGGTCAGACCGGGAGAATCCACCGACTCGGGCGACAAAGAAGGCGAAATCTTAGAATCCCTTCCGAAAGAACAAACGGAAACTTGGTTCCACGAACACCAGGATAAACTCAAAAAATTATTTCTCGAAGTCCCGACCTGGGAAAGTCAGGAAGCTCCCGACGTTTCCGCGCTCAAGGTCAACGGGAGAAGAAGATCGGATCTGTTTCGGGAAGGGGTCGCCTTAGTTCCCGCGATCCGAAAAATCAAGATCTATCAATACGAACTCGGAACATTCTCCCCTGAATCGATCTTTTTTAAGATCCGGGTTTCCGCGGGAACCTACATCCGCAAGATCGTGATGGACATTTCCGAACGCGCAGGGTTCCCGATGCGGCTCGAACGATTGGTCCGCACGAGCATCGGTAAATTAAATCTGAGCCAAGCGGATTCTTACGAAAATCTGTTGGAAGGGAAGGTTAAGATTCATCCGCCGGAATCGATCTTAGAATTCCCGACCGTCGAAATCCCCGGCACGGAAGTCCGAGGCGTTTTGAATGGACGAAAGACCAAACTAGAATGGATTCCCGGAACGGAATTTCTTCTCGTTTCACCCGAAGGAGAGATTCTCGCGTGGTGCAAAAAAGAAGAACATGGAATTCATGAGTTAGATTATAAATATTTAAGGGTCTTTCCTAAAAATTAG
- the rpsO gene encoding 30S ribosomal protein S15, whose protein sequence is MIATEQKKQIISNFARKAGDTGSTEVQVALIDARIKELNEHFKSHKKDFHSKTGLLRLVSKRKKLLDYLKRTELDRYKKLIETLGLRK, encoded by the coding sequence ATGATAGCTACTGAACAGAAAAAACAAATTATCAGTAATTTTGCCCGCAAAGCGGGAGACACCGGTTCAACCGAAGTACAAGTCGCTCTGATTGATGCGAGAATCAAAGAACTCAACGAACATTTCAAGTCACACAAAAAGGATTTTCATTCTAAAACCGGTCTTTTAAGACTCGTGAGCAAAAGAAAGAAACTTCTGGATTATCTCAAAAGAACCGAATTAGACCGTTACAAAAAACTGATCGAAACTCTCGGACTCCGTAAGTAA
- the pnp gene encoding polyribonucleotide nucleotidyltransferase, which translates to MAHTISGQYGRDTIVLETGNWAKQAHGAVVYRSGNLVLLATVCAADEAKEGQDFFPLTCEYTEKLYSVGRFPGGYFKREAKPPEHEILISRIIDRPIRPLFPEGYFCEVQLQVQVLSADGDVSVAGHALNAASAALAVSDIPFNGPIAGARIGRINGELILNPTTKELVNSDLDLVVAGTKTHIVMIEGEAKELSNEEMLAALRFAQKHIAEFVTLQEEYAKKIGVVKREVKLRVRDAELLAKVKEYAFDKLTAANQTPDKTARSKEISNVNKEVVDFFKQTVEESDKIKDIKAYLHELEYEIVREQVLSKGTRFDGRKLDEIRQISVEVNPLPGPHGSSVFTRGQTQSLGVVTLGTGADNQRYETLEGQKEKSFMLHYNFPAFSVGEVRRSSGPGRREIGHGNLAERALKLVLPKPDEFPYVIRVVSEILESNGSSSMASVCSGSLALMAAGVPIKGSVSGIAMGLFSDSSGKYAVLSDIAGLEDHFGDMDCKIAGTRKGITAFQMDLKVTGVSFDVLESVFAQAQKGRFHILDIMEKHISTASPTLAGTAPRIIVRNIPKDRIGELIGPGGKNVRGISELTGAELYIEDDGRVTISGSNQESAEKAAKMVDGFFTEVEVGKIYEGKVKRIADFGAFVEILPGKEGLCHISKIDFKRVNSVKDIVKEGDIIRVKVLNVDKTGKIDLSRKDALEEEQV; encoded by the coding sequence ATGGCACATACAATCTCCGGCCAATACGGCCGCGATACAATCGTTTTAGAAACAGGGAACTGGGCAAAACAGGCCCACGGAGCTGTAGTCTATCGTTCCGGGAATCTGGTTTTACTTGCTACCGTTTGCGCCGCCGACGAAGCAAAAGAGGGACAGGATTTCTTTCCTCTTACTTGCGAATATACCGAGAAACTTTATTCCGTCGGCCGCTTTCCGGGCGGTTACTTCAAAAGAGAAGCAAAACCCCCCGAGCACGAAATTCTCATTTCCAGAATCATAGACAGACCGATCCGTCCTTTGTTTCCAGAAGGATATTTCTGCGAAGTTCAGTTGCAAGTGCAGGTTCTTTCCGCGGACGGAGACGTTTCCGTTGCGGGACACGCATTGAATGCAGCGAGCGCCGCATTAGCGGTTTCTGATATTCCATTCAACGGTCCGATTGCGGGCGCAAGAATCGGAAGAATCAACGGAGAATTGATCCTCAATCCGACTACGAAAGAACTCGTAAATTCCGATTTGGATCTCGTCGTTGCCGGAACTAAAACTCATATCGTAATGATCGAGGGAGAAGCGAAAGAACTTTCCAACGAGGAAATGCTCGCAGCCCTTCGTTTCGCGCAAAAGCACATCGCGGAATTCGTAACTCTTCAGGAAGAATACGCGAAAAAAATCGGCGTCGTTAAAAGAGAAGTCAAACTCAGAGTTCGTGACGCTGAACTTCTCGCAAAGGTGAAGGAATACGCGTTTGATAAGCTGACTGCAGCCAATCAAACTCCGGACAAAACCGCGAGAAGTAAAGAAATTTCTAATGTAAATAAGGAAGTCGTGGACTTCTTCAAACAAACCGTGGAAGAGTCCGACAAGATCAAGGACATCAAAGCTTACCTTCACGAATTGGAATATGAAATCGTTCGCGAACAGGTTTTGTCGAAAGGAACTCGTTTCGACGGAAGAAAGTTGGACGAAATTCGTCAGATCTCCGTGGAAGTAAATCCTCTTCCCGGTCCTCACGGTTCCTCCGTTTTTACAAGAGGTCAAACCCAGTCCTTGGGAGTGGTAACTCTCGGAACGGGCGCCGACAACCAAAGATACGAAACACTCGAAGGACAAAAAGAAAAGTCCTTTATGCTTCACTATAACTTCCCCGCGTTTTCCGTGGGCGAGGTTCGCAGATCTTCCGGTCCGGGAAGAAGAGAAATCGGACACGGAAACCTTGCAGAACGCGCGTTAAAGCTTGTTCTACCGAAACCGGACGAATTTCCGTATGTGATTCGTGTCGTATCCGAAATCTTAGAATCCAACGGTTCCAGTTCCATGGCCTCCGTTTGTTCCGGTTCTCTCGCGCTGATGGCTGCGGGTGTTCCGATCAAAGGAAGCGTTTCCGGAATCGCGATGGGACTTTTCTCCGATTCTTCCGGTAAGTATGCGGTTCTTTCCGATATCGCCGGTTTGGAAGATCACTTCGGAGACATGGACTGCAAAATCGCTGGAACCAGAAAAGGAATTACCGCATTCCAAATGGACTTGAAGGTGACTGGCGTCAGCTTCGACGTTTTGGAAAGCGTATTCGCTCAAGCGCAAAAGGGAAGATTCCATATTCTTGATATTATGGAGAAACATATCTCCACCGCATCGCCTACGTTAGCCGGAACTGCTCCGAGAATCATCGTTCGAAATATTCCTAAGGATAGAATCGGCGAGTTGATCGGACCGGGCGGTAAGAACGTTCGCGGTATCAGCGAGTTGACCGGAGCGGAACTTTACATCGAGGACGACGGGCGCGTAACCATTTCCGGTTCGAACCAAGAGTCCGCGGAAAAAGCCGCGAAGATGGTCGATGGATTCTTTACCGAAGTGGAAGTAGGAAAGATCTACGAAGGAAAAGTAAAACGAATCGCCGACTTCGGTGCGTTCGTCGAAATTCTTCCCGGAAAAGAAGGTCTTTGCCATATCTCCAAGATCGATTTCAAACGAGTGAACTCGGTAAAAGACATCGTCAAAGAAGGCGATATCATTCGAGTGAAAGTTCTGAACGTCGATAAGACCGGAAAGATCGATCTCTCCAGAAAAGACGCTCTCGAAGAAGAACAAGTATAA
- a CDS encoding M16 family metallopeptidase, with protein sequence MAQEPSQLVHRKVLPGGITVLFQQAPHTVSVSAGVFVRVGSRHESAKNAGYCHFLEHMLFKDTEKRTAKQQAEDIERVGGFTNAATSREYTYFHVTVAGKHIGLGLELLAEMIYEPLLKQSDIENEAGVILEELQGYEDSPEDYIHDFYYQNFFPKNSLGRDIIGTRESVGGVNHKKLLDFYDTYYHTENMFLSISGNFEPDEIFSIVAKYFNKPRKKKKEGNSLSLPKKQWGYFPKKKKLEQVYFILGGEGFAREFHNASKASLFTHILGGGTSSRLFQKVREEKGLCYQITAYPSSYADIGINSIVCSTSKDKFITCMETISDEIKSILDRGITEQELRDAQSNHEGTLSISYEQTESRMNTIALMELYYGRNYSYEERVKEIYSITLDDLNSFAKSVFGIPKLHLSALGNLGSKEEKAVQRLFSF encoded by the coding sequence TTGGCGCAGGAACCTTCACAGTTAGTTCATAGAAAAGTTCTGCCCGGGGGAATCACCGTTCTCTTTCAACAAGCCCCTCACACAGTCAGCGTTTCCGCGGGCGTTTTTGTCCGCGTAGGTTCCAGGCACGAATCCGCAAAGAACGCGGGTTATTGCCATTTCTTGGAGCACATGCTCTTCAAGGACACGGAAAAGAGAACCGCGAAACAGCAAGCCGAAGACATTGAAAGGGTGGGCGGCTTTACGAACGCGGCGACTTCCCGGGAATACACGTATTTTCACGTAACGGTCGCCGGTAAACATATCGGCCTCGGCTTAGAACTGTTAGCCGAGATGATCTACGAACCTCTGCTCAAACAATCGGACATTGAAAACGAAGCCGGAGTCATTCTGGAAGAATTGCAGGGTTACGAGGATTCTCCCGAAGATTATATCCACGATTTTTATTATCAGAATTTTTTTCCTAAAAACTCTCTGGGCCGAGACATCATCGGAACGAGAGAATCCGTTGGCGGAGTCAATCATAAGAAGCTATTAGATTTTTATGATACGTATTATCATACGGAGAACATGTTTCTTTCGATTTCGGGCAACTTTGAACCGGACGAGATCTTTTCGATCGTAGCAAAATACTTCAATAAGCCCAGAAAGAAAAAGAAGGAAGGAAATTCGCTTTCACTTCCGAAAAAACAATGGGGTTATTTCCCGAAAAAGAAAAAGCTCGAACAGGTTTATTTTATTCTCGGCGGAGAAGGGTTTGCGCGGGAATTTCACAATGCTTCCAAAGCTAGCCTTTTCACTCATATCTTGGGCGGTGGTACGTCTTCCCGTTTGTTTCAAAAAGTGCGGGAAGAAAAAGGTCTTTGTTACCAGATTACCGCTTATCCTTCCTCTTACGCCGATATCGGAATCAACAGCATCGTTTGTTCCACTTCAAAGGATAAATTCATCACTTGTATGGAAACGATTTCCGACGAAATCAAGTCCATCTTAGATCGCGGAATTACGGAACAAGAATTACGGGACGCGCAGTCCAATCACGAAGGGACGCTTTCCATCAGTTACGAACAAACCGAATCGAGAATGAACACGATCGCTCTGATGGAGCTTTATTACGGTAGAAATTATTCGTACGAGGAACGGGTAAAGGAAATCTATTCGATCACTTTGGATGATCTCAATTCGTTCGCGAAGTCCGTATTCGGAATTCCAAAGCTACATCTTTCTGCGTTGGGCAATCTCGGATCTAAGGAAGAAAAGGCCGTTCAACGGTTGTTTTCGTTTTAA
- a CDS encoding VOC family protein, which produces MIKFNQVMLYVNDQKGIADFWVSNLGFRVEGREEYGETFAIILSDGRPNSTKLVLQNKKAVAAANPDMNVGTPSILMSTDDDIDALYQRLKDKKVNVGEMVNFPNGKKVFNFPDFEGNYFAIIEE; this is translated from the coding sequence ATGATTAAATTCAACCAAGTCATGCTTTATGTAAACGATCAAAAAGGAATCGCCGATTTCTGGGTGAGCAATTTAGGCTTTCGGGTGGAAGGAAGAGAGGAATACGGAGAAACCTTCGCCATCATCCTTTCCGACGGAAGACCGAATTCTACCAAACTCGTTCTTCAAAACAAAAAAGCCGTAGCAGCAGCCAATCCGGATATGAATGTCGGAACGCCGTCCATACTCATGTCGACCGACGACGACATCGATGCACTGTACCAAAGACTGAAAGACAAAAAAGTGAACGTCGGGGAAATGGTGAATTTCCCAAACGGAAAAAAAGTATTCAACTTTCCCGATTTTGAAGGGAACTACTTCGCGATCATCGAGGAATAA
- the dut gene encoding dUTP diphosphatase yields MKISVKKLKPNAELPVLQTKHAAGYDVHACLDVNLVLEPGKVFLVPTGLSFAIPEEYHFEIRPRSGFSTKNRILIPNSPGTIDSDYRGELMIPLLNLGDSPFVVEHGMRIAQLLIRRTWYAEWELVNEFADQTARGAGGFGSTGH; encoded by the coding sequence ATGAAAATCTCGGTTAAAAAACTCAAACCAAACGCGGAACTTCCCGTTCTACAAACGAAACACGCAGCCGGATATGACGTTCATGCTTGTCTGGACGTGAATCTTGTTTTGGAACCGGGTAAGGTTTTTCTCGTGCCCACCGGACTTTCGTTCGCGATTCCGGAGGAATATCATTTCGAGATCAGACCGAGATCCGGCTTTTCCACAAAAAATCGAATCCTAATTCCGAATTCTCCCGGAACGATCGACAGCGATTATCGCGGCGAATTGATGATTCCTCTTTTGAACTTGGGTGATTCTCCCTTTGTCGTCGAGCACGGGATGAGAATCGCTCAGCTGTTAATCCGAAGAACCTGGTACGCGGAATGGGAACTGGTGAACGAGTTTGCGGATCAGACCGCGCGAGGTGCGGGAGGTTTCGGTTCCACCGGACATTGA
- a CDS encoding SDR family NAD(P)-dependent oxidoreductase, with the protein MDTHLKGKTALVTGSTVGIGFEIARQLLQEGVTVWINGRSEERVENSIKLLWKAVPNAKIHGVVADFAKKEEVEAIRSKIPTVDILINNVGIFEPKEFAEIPDEDWFRFFEVNLLSGVRLSRYYLPQMLRQNWGRILFISSESGIQIPEEMIHYGVTKSAQISLARGLAELTKGTNVTVNSVLPGPTRSDGVGGFLENLAAHKKVSVDAIEKEFFKTARPTSLLQRFASVQEVANLVTYLSSPLSSGTNGAALRVDGGVVKSAF; encoded by the coding sequence ATGGATACACATTTAAAGGGAAAAACCGCGCTCGTTACTGGCTCGACCGTCGGAATCGGATTTGAAATCGCGAGACAACTTTTGCAAGAGGGAGTCACCGTTTGGATCAACGGAAGAAGCGAGGAGCGGGTCGAGAATTCCATTAAACTGTTATGGAAAGCGGTGCCTAACGCGAAGATACACGGAGTTGTCGCGGATTTCGCGAAAAAGGAAGAAGTGGAGGCGATCCGTTCCAAAATTCCCACGGTAGATATTCTCATCAACAACGTCGGTATTTTTGAACCGAAGGAATTTGCGGAGATACCTGACGAGGATTGGTTCCGCTTTTTCGAAGTGAATCTGTTAAGCGGAGTTCGCTTATCAAGATATTATCTGCCGCAGATGCTGCGCCAAAATTGGGGAAGAATTCTCTTTATTTCGAGCGAATCCGGCATTCAGATTCCGGAAGAGATGATTCACTACGGAGTGACGAAAAGCGCGCAGATTTCTTTGGCGCGGGGACTTGCTGAACTTACGAAAGGAACGAACGTTACGGTGAACTCGGTTCTTCCCGGTCCAACGCGTTCGGACGGTGTCGGCGGATTTCTGGAAAATCTTGCGGCTCACAAAAAAGTTTCCGTGGACGCGATCGAAAAGGAATTCTTTAAAACCGCACGTCCCACTTCTTTGCTGCAACGATTTGCAAGCGTGCAAGAAGTCGCCAATCTCGTTACTTATCTTTCCAGTCCTCTTTCATCCGGAACGAACGGCGCGGCCTTGCGAGTGGACGGCGGAGTCGTGAAGTCGGCATTCTAA
- a CDS encoding LLM class flavin-dependent oxidoreductase has translation MKLKLSVLDQSPIRKGGTARQAIQETVELARLADRLGYTRYWVSEHHNIQGLAGSTPEVLISHLAGETQRIRVGAGGVMLPNHSSLKVAENFRMLETLFPGRIDLGLGRASGSDRLTASILNPGAQFVRNDFGQQLLDLQCFLTDTAEADSIQTKVKAIPKAETVPELWVLTSSGESGLLAANFGLALSFAHFINPFGGPNAVRAYKERFQPSDAFDFPQASLGIFVLCAETERKAEELQTVMDKQLLNIGKGISEGVVSYKEISGHSYSEFEKAVIAQNRGRMVAGTPDKVKEEILNLTAEYGVDEVVVTTICYDFEDRLRSYQLLADVFDLEPMRL, from the coding sequence ATGAAGTTGAAACTCAGCGTTCTCGATCAATCCCCCATCCGCAAAGGGGGAACCGCAAGACAAGCGATTCAGGAAACCGTGGAACTCGCACGACTCGCGGATCGTCTGGGCTACACTCGTTATTGGGTATCAGAACATCATAATATTCAAGGTCTTGCAGGTTCCACTCCGGAGGTTTTGATTTCGCATCTCGCGGGTGAAACGCAGAGGATTCGCGTCGGCGCCGGAGGAGTGATGCTTCCGAATCACAGTTCTCTCAAGGTTGCGGAGAATTTTAGAATGCTCGAAACTCTTTTTCCGGGGAGAATCGATCTCGGTCTTGGTCGCGCCTCGGGCAGCGATCGTCTTACGGCTTCCATCTTAAATCCGGGCGCTCAATTCGTTCGAAACGATTTCGGACAACAGCTTTTGGATCTGCAATGTTTTCTGACCGATACGGCAGAGGCGGATTCGATTCAAACAAAGGTGAAGGCGATTCCTAAAGCGGAAACCGTTCCCGAACTTTGGGTTCTTACTTCCAGCGGGGAAAGCGGTTTGCTTGCGGCAAACTTCGGTCTCGCTCTTTCGTTCGCGCATTTCATCAATCCGTTCGGAGGACCGAACGCGGTGCGCGCGTATAAGGAACGGTTTCAACCTTCGGATGCATTCGATTTTCCGCAAGCGAGCCTCGGGATCTTCGTTCTCTGTGCGGAAACCGAACGCAAGGCGGAAGAATTGCAAACCGTGATGGACAAACAGCTTTTGAACATTGGCAAAGGAATCAGTGAAGGGGTCGTTTCTTACAAAGAGATTTCCGGTCATTCTTACTCTGAATTTGAAAAAGCGGTCATCGCGCAGAATCGGGGGAGAATGGTGGCCGGAACTCCGGACAAGGTCAAAGAGGAGATCTTGAATCTTACGGCGGAATACGGCGTGGACGAAGTGGTCGTAACTACGATTTGTTATGACTTTGAGGATCGCCTGCGTTCGTATCAATTGCTTGCGGATGTTTTTGATTTGGAGCCGATGAGGCTCTGA